A window from Balearica regulorum gibbericeps isolate bBalReg1 chromosome 1, bBalReg1.pri, whole genome shotgun sequence encodes these proteins:
- the CWC15 gene encoding spliceosome-associated protein CWC15 homolog — MTTAARPTFEPARGGRGKGEGDLSQLSKQYSSRDLPSHTKIKYRQTTQDAPEEVRNRDFRRELEERERVAAREKNRDRPTREHTTSSSVSKKPRLDQIPAANLDADDPLTDEDDEDEDLEDSDDDDTAALLAELEKIKKERAEEQARKEQEQKAEEERIRMENILSGNPLLNLTGPAQPQANFKVKRRWDDDVVFKNCAKGIDETKKDKRFVNDTLRSEFHKKFMEKYIK, encoded by the exons ATGACGACAGCAGCGAGGCCAACATTTGAACctgcaagaggaggaagaggaaaaggtgaaGGAGACTTAAGTCAACTATCCAAACAGTATTCCAGCAGAGACCTTCCTTCTCATACTAAAATCAAATACAG ACAAACCACTCAGGATGCTCCTGAAGAGGTGCGTAACCGTGATTTCAgaagggagctggaggagagagaaCGGGTCGctgcaagagaaaagaataGAGACAGACCAACCAGag AACACACAACATCATCTTCTGTGTCTAAGAAGCCTCGGCTAGACCAGATTCCTGCAGCAAATCTTGATGCAGATGATCCGCTTACtgat gaagatgatgaagatgagGACTTGGAAGATAGCGATGACGATGACACTGCAGCTCTTCTGgctgaactggaaaaaatcaagaaagaacGAGCTGAGGAACAGGCTCGAAAG GAACAAGAGCAAAaggctgaagaagaaagaattcgAATGGAGAACATTCTGAGTGGTAACCCACTGCTGAACCTTACTGGCCCAGCACAGCCTCAAGCAAACTTCAAAGTGAAAAGGAG atgggATGATGATGTTGTCTTCAAGAACTGTGCCAAAGGGATAGACgaaacaaaaaaggacaaaagatTCGTGAATGATACTCTGCGATCAGAATTTCACAAAAAGttcatggaaaaatatatcAAGTAG